A single window of Sebastes umbrosus isolate fSebUmb1 chromosome 16, fSebUmb1.pri, whole genome shotgun sequence DNA harbors:
- the slc18b1 gene encoding MFS-type transporter SLC18B1 isoform X1 — protein MDTQVDLQASVNSSPDEPADPPPPPPPPPRMTRQQTLTLISMASVNFSSMICYSILGPFFPNEAVKKGASQTVIGLIFGCYAVCNLIGSLIMGKYIVQIGAKFMLVMGLFVSSGCTIMFGLLNRVPAGPPFIILCFVVRSIDALGFAGAMTSSFALTAKIFPNNVATVLGSLEIFTGLGLILGPPVGGWFYQSFGYEVPFMLLGCFLLIMVPFNIYILPNIGKSDPSKDSFFRLLSKVKIVLICYVIFTLSSGLGFLDATLSLFAMERFGLTSGYVGLIMLGLSLPYCLASPLMGYITDKYPSIRPWFMVIGGTATAIAFCMLGPVPFLHIPSHLWLLILMLGVIGFSLGMTAIPTFPEIITCAYEQGFEEGLSTLGMVSGLFGAFWSIGMFYGPTVGGLITQHLSFEWAAAVQGGLALLGAFLLAVYYLCNPPQRQQSVREDSQRTDESTPLLTE, from the exons ATGGACACGCAAGTTGATCTTCAGGCTTCAG TTAACAGCTCTCCAGATGAACCAgcagatcctcctcctcctcctcctcctcctccgaggATGACCAGACAGCAGACTCTCACCTTAATATCTATGGCATCTGTCAACTTCAGCTCAATGATCTGCTACTCCATATTAGGCCCATTTTTCCCCAATGAG GCAGTAAAGAAGGGAGCCAGTCAAACTGTCATTGGTCTCATATTCGGCTGCTACGCTGTCTGCAATCTAATTGGCTCGTTGATAATGGGGAAATAT ATTGTCCAGATTGGTGCAAAGTTCATGCTTGTTATGGGGCTTTTTGTGTCTTCAGGCTGCACCATTATGTTTGG GTTACTCAACCGGGTTCCTGCAGGACCCCCCTTCATAATCCTGTGCTTTGTAGTGAGGTCCATAGACGCTTTAGGCTTCGCCGGAGCAATGACCTCGTCTTTTGCCCTGACAGCAAAAATATTCCCAAACAATGTGGCAACTGTTTTG GGCAGTTTGGAGATTTTCACAGGACTCGGTCTCATTCTGGGGCCACCGGTCGGAGGCTGGTTCTACCAGTCGTTTGGATATGAAGTCCCTTTTATGCTTCTTGGATGTTTCCTGTTGATTATGGTTCCTTTCAACATATACATCCTGCCAAACATAGGTA AGTCAGACCCCTCGAAGGATTCATTCTTTCGACTTCTCTCCAAAGTGAAAATCGTCCTGATCTGCTATGTGATATTCACTCTTAGCTCAGGTCTGGGCTTCTTGGATGCCACGTTGTCCCTGTTTGCTATGGAGAGG TTTGGCCTCACATCCGGCTACGTGGGACTCATCATGCTTGGTTTGTCGTTACCATACTGCCTGGCGTCACCGCTGATGGGCTATATCACTGATAAATATCCT TCCATCAGGCCTTGGTTCATGGTGATAGGAGGCACCGCCACAGCGATTGCCTTCTGCATGCTCGGCCCCGTCCCGTTCCTTCACATCCCGAG tCATCTGTGGTTGCTGATCCTCATGCTTGGTGTAATTGGGTTTTCTCTTGGCATGACTGCAATCCCCACGTTCCCTGAGATCATCACATGTGCATA TGAACAAGGATTTGAAGAGGGGCTGAGCACTCTTGGAATGGTGTCTGGACTGTTTGGGGCATTTTGGTCCATCGG gatgtTTTATGGCCCGACAGTGGGCGGCCTTATCACGCAACATCTGAGCTTCGAGTGGGCAGCTGCAGTCCAAGGCGGCTTGGCGTTGTTGGGT GCCTTTCTCCTCGCTGTGTATTACCTGTGTAATCCCCCACAACGACAACAAAG CGTTCGAGAAGATAGTCAACGAACAGATGAAAGCACTCCTCTCCTGACTGAATGA
- the slc18b1 gene encoding MFS-type transporter SLC18B1 isoform X2, with protein sequence MDTQVDLQASVNSSPDEPADPPPPPPPPPRMTRQQTLTLISMASVNFSSMICYSILGPFFPNEAVKKGASQTVIGLIFGCYAVCNLIGSLIMGKYIVQIGAKFMLVMGLFVSSGCTIMFGLLNRVPAGPPFIILCFVVRSIDALGFAGAMTSSFALTAKIFPNNVATVLGSLEIFTGLGLILGPPVGGWFYQSFGYEVPFMLLGCFLLIMVPFNIYILPNIESDPSKDSFFRLLSKVKIVLICYVIFTLSSGLGFLDATLSLFAMERFGLTSGYVGLIMLGLSLPYCLASPLMGYITDKYPSIRPWFMVIGGTATAIAFCMLGPVPFLHIPSHLWLLILMLGVIGFSLGMTAIPTFPEIITCAYEQGFEEGLSTLGMVSGLFGAFWSIGMFYGPTVGGLITQHLSFEWAAAVQGGLALLGAFLLAVYYLCNPPQRQQSVREDSQRTDESTPLLTE encoded by the exons ATGGACACGCAAGTTGATCTTCAGGCTTCAG TTAACAGCTCTCCAGATGAACCAgcagatcctcctcctcctcctcctcctcctccgaggATGACCAGACAGCAGACTCTCACCTTAATATCTATGGCATCTGTCAACTTCAGCTCAATGATCTGCTACTCCATATTAGGCCCATTTTTCCCCAATGAG GCAGTAAAGAAGGGAGCCAGTCAAACTGTCATTGGTCTCATATTCGGCTGCTACGCTGTCTGCAATCTAATTGGCTCGTTGATAATGGGGAAATAT ATTGTCCAGATTGGTGCAAAGTTCATGCTTGTTATGGGGCTTTTTGTGTCTTCAGGCTGCACCATTATGTTTGG GTTACTCAACCGGGTTCCTGCAGGACCCCCCTTCATAATCCTGTGCTTTGTAGTGAGGTCCATAGACGCTTTAGGCTTCGCCGGAGCAATGACCTCGTCTTTTGCCCTGACAGCAAAAATATTCCCAAACAATGTGGCAACTGTTTTG GGCAGTTTGGAGATTTTCACAGGACTCGGTCTCATTCTGGGGCCACCGGTCGGAGGCTGGTTCTACCAGTCGTTTGGATATGAAGTCCCTTTTATGCTTCTTGGATGTTTCCTGTTGATTATGGTTCCTTTCAACATATACATCCTGCCAAACATAG AGTCAGACCCCTCGAAGGATTCATTCTTTCGACTTCTCTCCAAAGTGAAAATCGTCCTGATCTGCTATGTGATATTCACTCTTAGCTCAGGTCTGGGCTTCTTGGATGCCACGTTGTCCCTGTTTGCTATGGAGAGG TTTGGCCTCACATCCGGCTACGTGGGACTCATCATGCTTGGTTTGTCGTTACCATACTGCCTGGCGTCACCGCTGATGGGCTATATCACTGATAAATATCCT TCCATCAGGCCTTGGTTCATGGTGATAGGAGGCACCGCCACAGCGATTGCCTTCTGCATGCTCGGCCCCGTCCCGTTCCTTCACATCCCGAG tCATCTGTGGTTGCTGATCCTCATGCTTGGTGTAATTGGGTTTTCTCTTGGCATGACTGCAATCCCCACGTTCCCTGAGATCATCACATGTGCATA TGAACAAGGATTTGAAGAGGGGCTGAGCACTCTTGGAATGGTGTCTGGACTGTTTGGGGCATTTTGGTCCATCGG gatgtTTTATGGCCCGACAGTGGGCGGCCTTATCACGCAACATCTGAGCTTCGAGTGGGCAGCTGCAGTCCAAGGCGGCTTGGCGTTGTTGGGT GCCTTTCTCCTCGCTGTGTATTACCTGTGTAATCCCCCACAACGACAACAAAG CGTTCGAGAAGATAGTCAACGAACAGATGAAAGCACTCCTCTCCTGACTGAATGA